One genomic region from Pseudochaenichthys georgianus chromosome 15, fPseGeo1.2, whole genome shotgun sequence encodes:
- the aprt gene encoding adenine phosphoribosyltransferase yields MATSSESKLQLVHRHVRAFPDFPKKGILFRDICPILKDPAALTAVTDLFEEHVRKNHPQVDLIVGLDARGFLFGPLLAQRLGVGFVLVRKIGKLPGSTVSVAYDLEYGKAEVEVQEDGVAPGQKVLLIDDLLATGGTLYAACELMKKQKADILGCMVVIELKELNGIDKLKPHQVFSLLQY; encoded by the exons ATGGCAACCAGTTCTGAGTCTAAACTGCAGCTGGTCCACAGACATGTCCGAGCCTTCCCCGACTTCCCGAAGAAAGGCATCCTGTTCCG GGATATCTGTCCAATCCTGAAGGATCCAGCAGCTCTGACAGCTGTGACCGACCTGTTTGAAGAACATGTGAGGAAGAACCACCCGCAGGTGGATCTGATCGTAG GTTTGGATGCTCGTGGCTTCCTGTTTGGTCCTCTGCTGGCTCAGAGGCTAGGTGTTGGATTTGTCCTGGTCAGAAAGATCGGCAAACTGCCTGGGAGCACTGTGTCTGTGGCGTATGATCTGGAGTATGGAAAG gcAGAGGTGGAGGTCCAGGAGGACGGCGTGGCTCCAGGACAGAAGGTTCTTCTGATCGATGACCTCTTGGCTACTGGAG ggACATTGTACGCAGCCTGTGAGCTGATGAAGAAGCAGAAGGCTGATATTCTGGGATGCATGGTGGTCATCGAGCTCAAGGAGCTGAACGGCATCGACAAACTGAAACCACACCAGGTGTTCTCCCTGCTGCAGTACTGA